A part of Rhipicephalus microplus isolate Deutch F79 chromosome 8, USDA_Rmic, whole genome shotgun sequence genomic DNA contains:
- the LOC119164574 gene encoding uncharacterized protein LOC119164574 isoform X2, giving the protein MAKQALHPACMMQPLWGRHSKVKCWNEDKGCEMIMAASELHQHFHEDCGHHSTRCPKCSACILISNVRAHRSSDCSADAQLDTAGTLKPDNDSSQEAVLASLEAILEKRVAEVRSGLDQLAREIIQCDKFTELTHTVNDLREVVIKSSEEQICAANEAGIDVAREVKEDLAWQGDRLNEISLRVTTLSEKVEEVLREATKKPLEQSQKKKDELCYDGTADGSSPKKVSETVSVFEGTMGKASEHARETISQMPSSNTDSSSVSKTTEVPTGVNPAILTRDYLPWFSTLNVKHYEFHVKGIKLLKERAMSNGYAGSYRGTTYLGGYCISLGVYLKKSGSSMSVHALVRLNKGVIDSFLQWPFSHRIKLTFIDSSKSTHHTFCVATIGNLYDKRFDRPTNTANDGVCSAAGCRIEGLEQQGYLRSDEFCVKCELLVSNAN; this is encoded by the coding sequence GTGAAGTGCTGGAATGAAGACAAGGGCTGCGAGATGATCATGGCTGCTTCGGAGCTACACCAGCACTTCCACGAAGATTGCGGCCATCACTCTACGCGGTGTCCGAAATGCTCGGCGTGCATTCTTATCAGCAATGTGCGTGCTCACCGAAGCAGCGACTGTAGCGCTGACGCACAGCTGGACACGGCCGGGACATTAAAACCGGATAACGACTCGTCTCAAGAAGCCGTGTTGGCCTCCTTGGAGGCCATATTGGAAAAACGCGTCGCAGAAGTGAGATCCGGGCTCGATCAACTTGCGCGCGAGATCATCCAGTGTGACAAGTTTACGGAGCTTACGCACACCGTCAATGACTTAAGAGAGGTGGTCATAAAATCATCAGAAGAGCAAATCTGCGCTGCAAACGAAGCTGGCATCGATGTCGCTAGAGAAGTTAAAGAAGACCTCGCGTGGCAAGGGGATCGGCTCAATGAAATTTCACTGCGCGTAACGACTTTAAGCGAGAAGGTGGAAGAAGTTCTTCGTGAAGCAACGAAGAAACCACTTGAGCAATCGCAAAAGAAGAAAGATGAATTGTGTTACGATGGGACAGCAGATGGGAGCTCACCGAAGAAAGTTTCCGAAACAGTGAGCGTATTCGAAGGCACTATGGGGAAAGCTTCAGAGCATGCTAGGGAGACCATTTCCCAAATGCCTTCTTCAAACACTGACTCTTCTTCGGTTTCAAAGACCACGGAGGTACCAACCGGCGTTAACCCAGCCATTTTGACAAGAGATTACCTTCCCTGGTTCAGCACGCTAAATGTTAAGCACTACGAGTTTCACGTCAAGGGAATAAAATTACTGAAAGAAAGGGCGATGTCAAACGGCTATGCCGGCAGTTACAGAGGCACAACATACCTGGGTGGATACTGTATCTCTCTCGGAGTGTACCTGAAGAAGAGTGGTAGTTCAATGTCAGTGCACGCCCTGGTACGCCTGAACAAGGGAGTGATTGACAGTTTCCTCCAATGGCCATTCAGCCATAGGATTAAGCTCACCTTCATAGACTCGTCAAAAAGTACGCACCACACATTTTGTGTTGCCACAATTGGGAATCTTTACGACAAACGGTTCGATCGACCGACAAACACAGCAAATGATGGGGTGTGTTCTGCGGCAGGATGCCGTATTGAGGGACTCGAACAGCAAGGCTACCTTCGTAGTGACGAGTTCTGCGTCAAGTGTGAACTTTTAGTTTCTAATGCTAACTGA